The Triticum aestivum cultivar Chinese Spring chromosome 3A, IWGSC CS RefSeq v2.1, whole genome shotgun sequence genome includes a region encoding these proteins:
- the LOC123059615 gene encoding sulfite exporter TauE/SafE family protein 3, with protein sequence MGRKWHAVAVLTITYIVATTAIGATDKGLSIAGTVAAAPDEASSLQKLASLDGTIHQHVWPPLNAGWRTVLGSFVGFFGAALGSIGGLGGGGIFVPMLTLIVGFDTKSATAMSKCMITGAAVSTVYCNLKLKHPTLNMPMIDYDLALLIQPMLMMGVSIGVICNVIFPDWLVTVLFIVLSLVTSTKAFLKGVETWKKEALIIREAAAKKSNQSGDRIEYTPPTGSDAIAETRLPSDEAVSIWKNIYWKEFGLLIFVWAAILTLQVAMNYVETCSTLYWVFSLLQIPVSAGVSIYQAVGLVQGKRVISSRANTQTSLKSHLVLICFFGVTAGVLGGLLGLGGGAIMGPLFLELGIPPQVSSATATFAMMFSSSIAVIEYYLLNRFPIPYALFFTCVAFIAAIIGQLVARKLINWLGRASFIIFVLSFMIFIGVIPLGGVGILNMKHKMVRHEYMGFQDICKSDA encoded by the exons ATGGGAAGGAAATGGCACGCGGTCGCGGTACTGACCATAACGTACATTGTGGCCACCACAGCCATTGGGGCCACTGACAAAGGCCTCTCCATCGCCGGCACCGTTGCAGCAGCGCCGGACGAAGCGAGCTCCCTGCAAAAGCTGGCCAGCTTGGACGGAACCATCCATCAACACGTGTGGCCG CCCTTGAATGCTGGATGGCGAACTGTGTTGGGGTCATTCGTTGGATTCTTTGGGGCAGCGCTTGGTAGCATTGGCGGGCTAGGTGGAGGTGGGATCTTCGTGCCGATGCTGACGTTGATTGTTGGTTTCGATACCAAGTCGGCGACTGCGATGTCAAAAT GTATGATCACGGGAGCTGCTGTTTCAACCGTGTACTGCAACCTCAAGCTGAAACACCCAACTTTGAACATGCCAATGATAGACTATGATCTAGCCCTGCTCATACAACCCATGCTCATGATGGGGGTCAGCATTGGGGTTATTTGCAATGTGATATTCCCCGACTGGCTTGTCACAGTTCTCTTCATCGTCCTTTCTCTAG TTACTTCAACTAAAGCTTTTCTGAAGGGTGTTGAAACATGGAAGAAAGAGGCACTAATAATAAGG GAGGCAGCGGCGAAAAAATCAAACCAATCTG GTGATCGAATTGAGTACACACCGCCTACCGGATCCGATGCCATAGCAGAGACAAGACTCCCCTCGGATGAAGCG GTATCCATTTGGAAGAACATTTACTGGAAGGAGTTTGGACTCCTTATCTTTGTTTGGGCAGCAATCCTTACACTTCAAGTCGCCATG AACTATGTGGAAACTTGCTCCACTTTGTACTGGGTTTTCAGCCTACTCCAG ATCCCAGTGTCGGCTGGAGTGTCCATATACCAGGCAGTAGGTTTGGTGCAGGGAAAGAGGGTGATATCATCAAGGGCAAATACACAGACTAGCCTAAAATCCCATCTAGTGTTGATATGCTTCTTTGGTGTCACTGCTGGTGTCCTCGGCGGTCTTCTTGGCCTCGGTGGAGGCGCAATCATGGGGCCACTTTTCTTGGAGCTTGGTATTCCTCCACAG GTCTCAAGTGCTACAGCCACCTTTGCAATGATGTTTTCATCATCCATAGCCGTCATAGAGTACTACCTCCTGAACCGGTTCCCTATACCATATG CTCTCTTTTTCACATGTGTGGCATTCATTGCTGCAATCATTGGTCAGCTCGTTGCAAGGAAACTGATAAACTGGTTAGGAAGGGCATCATTTATCATCTTCGTGTTGTCCTTCATGATCTTCATTGGTGTGATTCCTCTAG GTGGAGTCGGTATCTTAAACATGAAGCACAAGATGGTGCGGCACGAGTACATGGGATTTCAGGACATTTGCAAGTCTGATGCATAG